A genomic stretch from Natronomonas gomsonensis includes:
- a CDS encoding MFS transporter, which produces MSSTLRAFRDPEFLSLSGTAFARAQAYSTIAIALALYADQFGTTSTVEGLFGTVFALTQLLIVLPLGRYIDTHNAKRVLLVGFLVNLAVFVGFALVETVSHVILVRMIQGVGASLLWITGSTVVGDIAPNGERGLWFGTYNQVGAFSSLAGDIVGGALLAVYGFTETYAVLSAITLGAFLAVAVVLRTNPGGRSTDDRSGRETFRDLLGRRTLQALTAFRLGTGFGKMGVLLFLPIYARTGFGMNALVVGIVLAGGKLTKALTQGYVGELTDRVGGKSRFIVTGALLYTAGTLAIPLAEFADGLVPSLAVSLVGRSLTFPPAFAVLFGAFALCGVADSIRLPASMSLFIEEGEAVDATAGSMSLRSVSWKIGQVVGPLTMGVVWDAFGVFAAFGVAAGCILLSTATFIGLSFSRPATA; this is translated from the coding sequence GTGTCGAGTACCCTCCGTGCCTTCCGTGACCCGGAGTTCCTCTCGCTTTCGGGGACGGCGTTCGCCCGCGCACAGGCGTACTCGACTATCGCTATCGCGTTGGCGCTGTACGCCGACCAGTTCGGGACGACGAGTACCGTCGAGGGGCTGTTCGGCACCGTCTTCGCGCTCACGCAACTGCTTATCGTCCTCCCGCTCGGCCGATACATCGACACGCACAACGCAAAACGAGTGTTGCTCGTCGGATTCCTCGTCAATCTCGCCGTTTTCGTCGGATTCGCGCTCGTCGAAACCGTCTCACACGTCATCCTCGTTCGGATGATACAGGGGGTCGGAGCGAGTCTGCTGTGGATTACCGGCTCGACGGTCGTCGGCGACATCGCTCCCAACGGCGAGCGCGGTCTCTGGTTCGGCACGTACAATCAGGTCGGTGCGTTCTCCAGTCTCGCCGGCGACATCGTCGGCGGCGCATTGCTCGCCGTCTACGGTTTCACCGAAACGTACGCCGTTCTCTCCGCAATCACGCTCGGGGCGTTCCTCGCCGTCGCCGTCGTCCTGCGAACCAACCCCGGCGGCCGCTCAACCGACGACCGCAGCGGCCGGGAGACGTTCCGGGACCTCCTCGGCCGACGAACGCTTCAGGCGCTGACGGCGTTTCGGCTCGGAACCGGATTCGGAAAGATGGGCGTACTGTTGTTCCTCCCTATCTACGCCCGAACGGGGTTCGGGATGAACGCACTCGTCGTCGGTATCGTCCTCGCGGGCGGCAAACTCACCAAAGCGCTCACACAGGGATACGTCGGTGAGTTGACTGACCGTGTCGGCGGCAAGAGCCGTTTCATCGTCACGGGGGCGCTGCTGTACACGGCCGGTACGCTCGCGATTCCACTCGCGGAGTTCGCCGACGGCCTCGTTCCCTCGCTCGCAGTCAGTTTGGTCGGCCGCTCGCTTACCTTCCCGCCGGCGTTCGCCGTCCTCTTCGGAGCGTTCGCACTCTGTGGCGTCGCCGACAGCATCCGACTCCCGGCGAGCATGTCGCTGTTTATCGAGGAAGGCGAGGCCGTCGATGCGACGGCGGGAAGCATGTCGCTCCGGTCGGTGTCGTGGAAAATCGGGCAGGTCGTCGGTCCACTGACGATGGGTGTCGTCTGGGACGCCTTCGGCGTATTCGCCGCCTTCGGCGTCGCGGCCGGCTGTATCCTCCTCTCGACTGCGACGTTCATCGGCCTCAGTTTCTCGCGGCCGGCGACCGCCTGA
- a CDS encoding HD domain-containing protein — protein MSDSDTADRGETGRVYDPDADHDFPDERLNTVLEAVQSDTEVITYLEAQNVNPVDRKGYNDHGTKHIEIVRNRALCLYELLKSGDVGFNGAEQQGLEEADEAVIIALAATLHDIGHVVHRDDHPYYSIPLAADILDRLLAEFDFYDAAERVRMKGEVLHAILCHHTEETPLTTEAGVVRVADALDMERGRSRIPYEKGGRGINTISSRAIRKVSLQPGDDMPVMVEIEMTDAAGVYQVDELLKHKLHDSRIEEYVRIVALNTHSDDGELVERIEL, from the coding sequence ATGAGCGACTCCGACACGGCCGACAGAGGGGAAACCGGTCGCGTGTACGACCCCGATGCGGACCACGACTTCCCCGACGAGCGCCTCAACACGGTGCTCGAAGCCGTCCAGAGCGACACAGAAGTCATCACGTACCTCGAAGCCCAGAACGTCAACCCCGTCGACCGCAAGGGGTACAACGACCACGGCACCAAACACATCGAAATAGTCCGCAATCGGGCGCTGTGTCTGTACGAACTCCTGAAATCCGGCGATGTCGGGTTCAACGGCGCCGAACAGCAAGGTCTCGAAGAGGCCGACGAGGCGGTCATCATCGCACTGGCCGCGACGCTACACGACATTGGCCACGTCGTCCACCGCGACGACCACCCCTACTACTCGATTCCACTGGCCGCGGACATCCTTGACCGACTCCTGGCGGAGTTCGATTTCTACGACGCCGCCGAGCGCGTCCGGATGAAAGGCGAAGTGCTGCACGCCATCCTCTGTCACCACACCGAGGAGACGCCGCTGACGACCGAAGCCGGCGTCGTCCGCGTCGCCGACGCCCTTGACATGGAGCGAGGGCGCTCCCGCATTCCCTACGAGAAGGGCGGACGAGGCATCAACACAATCTCCAGTCGGGCGATTCGGAAAGTGTCGCTGCAGCCCGGTGATGACATGCCCGTCATGGTCGAAATCGAGATGACCGATGCTGCCGGGGTGTACCAGGTCGACGAACTCCTGAAGCACAAACTCCACGACTCCCGAATCGAGGAGTACGTTCGCATCGTCGCGCTCAACACTCACAGCGACGACGGCGAACTCGTCGAACGAATCGAACTGTAG
- a CDS encoding redoxin domain-containing protein codes for MVDVGDDAPTFSAPMTTPSGDIEEFSLADATEDGPVVLAFFPGAFTSVCASEMATFRDRFDGLTDADAALYGVSVDSPFALEEFGTQNNLNFPLVSDIAKEVIDAYDVSMDFDALGVEGVAKRAVFVVDEDGTVTYAWVSDDPGVEPDYDAVESAAADA; via the coding sequence ATGGTAGACGTAGGCGACGACGCCCCCACGTTCAGCGCACCGATGACGACACCGAGCGGCGACATCGAGGAGTTCTCGCTGGCCGACGCCACCGAGGACGGTCCCGTCGTGTTGGCGTTCTTCCCCGGTGCGTTCACCAGCGTCTGTGCCAGCGAGATGGCGACGTTCCGCGACCGCTTCGACGGCCTCACCGACGCCGACGCGGCGCTGTACGGGGTCAGCGTCGACTCACCGTTCGCACTCGAGGAGTTCGGCACACAGAACAACCTGAACTTCCCGTTGGTCAGCGACATCGCCAAGGAAGTCATCGACGCCTACGACGTGTCGATGGACTTCGATGCCCTCGGCGTCGAAGGCGTCGCAAAGCGTGCGGTGTTCGTCGTCGACGAAGACGGCACCGTCACCTACGCGTGGGTCTCCGACGACCCCGGCGTCGAACCGGATTACGACGCCGTCGAGTCCGCTGCGGCCGACGCCTGA
- the tatA gene encoding twin-arginine translocase TatA/TatE family subunit, with translation MTTPLFIGGLGPPELLLIAGILILLFGASKLPELARSMGSATGEFKKGRQEVEEELEEIQDDDEEVSAESDAETSGDAERSNA, from the coding sequence ATGACGACGCCATTGTTCATCGGTGGGTTGGGTCCGCCCGAACTGCTGTTAATCGCCGGCATCCTGATTCTCCTGTTCGGAGCGAGCAAACTTCCGGAACTCGCACGGTCGATGGGGTCGGCGACGGGCGAGTTCAAGAAGGGCCGCCAAGAGGTCGAAGAAGAACTCGAAGAGATACAGGACGACGACGAGGAAGTCTCCGCGGAGTCCGACGCCGAAACGTCCGGTGACGCCGAGCGCTCGAACGCCTGA
- the tatA gene encoding twin-arginine translocase TatA/TatE family subunit: protein MMDLLPMQFGLPGGPEVLIILLIAVLLFGANKIPKLARSTGEAMGEFQKGRQEVEEELKDMRDGATGQSTSSSSTEPATEPTTETESDETTDAAEDEDDEDFEIAEAESDDGTETN from the coding sequence ATGATGGACCTACTTCCAATGCAGTTCGGGCTTCCCGGTGGGCCCGAGGTGCTGATAATCCTGCTCATCGCCGTGTTACTGTTCGGCGCGAACAAAATCCCCAAACTCGCCCGCTCAACCGGTGAAGCGATGGGCGAGTTCCAGAAAGGCCGCCAAGAGGTCGAAGAGGAACTGAAAGACATGCGCGACGGCGCGACGGGGCAGTCGACGAGCAGTTCGTCGACGGAACCGGCGACGGAACCGACGACAGAGACCGAAAGCGACGAGACGACCGACGCCGCGGAAGATGAAGACGACGAGGACTTCGAAATCGCGGAGGCGGAATCGGACGACGGGACCGAGACGAACTGA
- a CDS encoding helix-turn-helix transcriptional regulator: MSDAESVVKDLPPSAKLVYKTLEYEGPMTQSQLAEESLLPQRTVRHALRKLEDADIVDESVYLMDARKSTYAVRTGEEPDTATPAA; this comes from the coding sequence ATGTCTGATGCCGAATCCGTTGTCAAGGACCTCCCGCCGAGCGCGAAACTCGTCTACAAGACGCTCGAATACGAAGGTCCGATGACCCAATCGCAACTCGCCGAGGAGTCGCTGCTGCCACAGCGGACGGTCCGACACGCCCTCCGGAAACTGGAGGACGCCGACATCGTCGACGAGTCGGTGTACCTCATGGACGCACGGAAATCGACATACGCCGTCCGGACGGGCGAGGAACCCGACACCGCGACGCCGGCCGCGTAA
- a CDS encoding MBL fold metallo-hydrolase, giving the protein MTDPALDFELGLVALGNHAFEGNNNCYVLGLEDGATTTLVDTGVASDDTRRQLQEGLAEYDLAFADIERILLTHHHADHTGLAGEIQAESGCPVNVHEADAPLVAQDPEAMAAQEDRLRNAIDEWGMPEEKQEELLAFLDGSAGMDGEAPEVTTFEDGDTFDLGSVELEAVHMPGHAAGLAGFAFEGRDGEELFSGDALLPYYTPNVGGADIRVDGALEQYLDALVDIISRQYTRAWPGHRGPIIDPPGRAADIISHHRDRTERVVGVLDDGPATPWEVSAELFGSLSFIHILHGPGEAFAHLEHLLDAGVVARTGRAFELLESEPNLDSLFPDVPAALAVGRHPGH; this is encoded by the coding sequence ATGACGGACCCCGCCCTCGATTTCGAACTCGGACTCGTCGCGCTCGGCAACCACGCCTTCGAGGGGAACAACAACTGCTACGTTCTCGGGCTCGAAGACGGCGCGACGACGACGCTCGTCGACACCGGCGTCGCATCCGACGACACGCGGAGGCAACTCCAAGAGGGGTTGGCCGAATACGACCTCGCGTTCGCCGACATCGAGCGAATCCTACTCACGCATCACCACGCCGACCACACCGGATTGGCCGGCGAGATACAGGCCGAAAGCGGCTGTCCGGTCAACGTCCACGAGGCCGACGCGCCGCTCGTCGCCCAAGACCCCGAGGCGATGGCCGCACAGGAGGACCGACTCCGGAACGCCATCGACGAGTGGGGAATGCCCGAGGAGAAACAGGAGGAACTGCTGGCGTTCCTCGACGGCAGTGCGGGCATGGACGGCGAGGCTCCCGAGGTGACCACCTTCGAGGACGGCGACACCTTCGACCTCGGGAGCGTCGAACTCGAGGCGGTTCATATGCCGGGGCACGCCGCCGGACTGGCGGGCTTTGCCTTCGAGGGCCGCGATGGCGAGGAGTTGTTCAGCGGCGACGCGCTGTTGCCGTACTACACCCCAAACGTCGGTGGCGCCGACATTCGCGTCGACGGTGCCCTCGAACAGTACCTCGACGCGCTCGTCGACATTATTTCACGCCAGTACACCCGGGCGTGGCCGGGCCACCGCGGCCCAATAATCGACCCGCCGGGACGAGCCGCCGACATCATCTCCCACCACCGCGACCGAACCGAGCGCGTCGTGGGCGTATTGGACGACGGGCCCGCGACGCCGTGGGAGGTCAGCGCCGAACTGTTCGGGTCGCTGTCGTTCATCCACATCCTCCACGGACCGGGAGAAGCCTTCGCCCACCTCGAACATCTCCTCGATGCGGGCGTCGTCGCACGGACCGGCCGTGCGTTCGAACTGCTGGAATCCGAACCGAACCTCGATTCGCTGTTCCCCGACGTACCTGCCGCACTTGCTGTCGGTCGCCATCCCGGACACTAA
- a CDS encoding ubiquitin-like small modifier protein 1, translating into MQLEFEFYATLRDAVGEKSVIRTVPDGTTVVEALRAVADDYDGLQSLLFRENGALRTHITVARNDQPLLEDRDDVVLSDGDTLVLSPGVSGGAATTRLAEVAQ; encoded by the coding sequence ATGCAACTCGAGTTCGAGTTCTACGCGACGCTTCGCGACGCCGTCGGAGAGAAGTCGGTGATTCGAACCGTTCCCGACGGGACCACCGTCGTCGAAGCCCTTCGAGCCGTCGCCGACGACTACGACGGCCTACAGTCACTGCTGTTCCGCGAGAACGGCGCGTTGCGCACTCACATCACGGTCGCGCGAAACGACCAGCCACTTCTCGAAGACCGCGACGACGTGGTACTCTCCGACGGCGACACGCTCGTGTTGTCGCCGGGCGTCTCGGGTGGAGCGGCGACGACTCGACTCGCGGAGGTCGCACAATGA
- a CDS encoding VOC family protein — protein sequence MEHTPEHDVTAEKPDSPVHTIGTDHMTVMGGDAASTLAFYRDLLGMPLVLEQPNLDAPELTHLFFDTGDGRILTFFVGENRSPRPYRGAGNVHHLAFSIAPEEFDDTKNALRAADYGFNEFDRGAFHSLYTQDPTGLVIELVVEKYDFPPERRGEVLALAHEKRVEDGSGFVDDEHMQAALEELGLDSEPRFEGDAPTGTGV from the coding sequence ATGGAGCATACCCCCGAACACGACGTTACCGCAGAAAAGCCCGACAGCCCGGTCCACACCATCGGCACCGACCACATGACCGTGATGGGCGGCGACGCCGCGAGCACGCTCGCCTTCTATCGGGACCTGCTGGGGATGCCGCTGGTGCTCGAACAGCCAAATCTCGACGCCCCGGAGTTGACGCATCTGTTTTTCGACACCGGTGACGGACGGATTCTCACCTTCTTCGTCGGCGAGAACCGCTCGCCGCGACCGTACCGCGGTGCCGGCAACGTCCACCACCTCGCTTTTTCCATCGCGCCCGAGGAGTTCGACGATACCAAAAATGCCCTCCGTGCGGCCGACTACGGCTTCAACGAGTTCGACCGCGGGGCCTTCCACTCGCTGTACACCCAGGACCCGACAGGTCTCGTCATCGAGTTGGTCGTCGAAAAGTACGACTTTCCGCCCGAGCGCCGTGGCGAGGTGCTCGCACTCGCCCACGAGAAGCGCGTCGAGGACGGGTCGGGGTTCGTCGACGACGAGCACATGCAGGCGGCCTTAGAAGAACTGGGGCTCGATTCCGAACCGCGGTTCGAAGGCGACGCGCCGACCGGGACGGGCGTGTAA
- a CDS encoding haloalkane dehalogenase, with amino-acid sequence MTLTTTPEERFEDVPDYDYPHEKVPVTDDGAEMAYVDVEGDGDETFLLMHGEPTWGFLYRKMISTLSEHGRVIVPDMLGLGRSDKYTDPDAYSFDLHYDAFETLLFEELDLSEITLVCQDWGGILGLALAGHNPERFARLVAMNTGVPDGTQEMSDAWHQFADFVENVEELPIGMLIQNATAEELSEEVIAAYEAPFPTEESKACARVLPFLIPHSPDDEGADTMQAAKQRLSEWEKPAFVLFSDSDPITRNARDPLRELIPTASEQPDTWIEGAMHFLQEDKGEEIADEIAAFVERS; translated from the coding sequence GTGACTCTCACCACCACTCCCGAGGAGCGATTCGAAGACGTTCCGGACTACGACTATCCCCACGAGAAGGTCCCCGTCACCGACGATGGCGCCGAGATGGCCTACGTCGATGTCGAGGGCGATGGAGACGAGACGTTCCTGCTCATGCACGGCGAACCGACGTGGGGTTTCCTCTACCGGAAGATGATTTCCACGCTCTCCGAGCACGGTCGCGTCATCGTCCCCGACATGCTCGGTCTCGGCCGCTCGGACAAGTACACCGACCCCGACGCCTACAGTTTCGACCTCCACTACGACGCCTTCGAGACGCTGCTGTTCGAGGAGTTGGACCTCTCCGAAATTACCCTCGTCTGTCAGGACTGGGGCGGCATTCTGGGGCTCGCGCTCGCGGGCCACAATCCCGAACGGTTCGCCCGCCTCGTAGCGATGAACACCGGCGTCCCCGACGGCACACAGGAGATGTCCGACGCGTGGCACCAGTTCGCCGACTTCGTCGAGAACGTCGAGGAACTCCCCATCGGGATGTTAATCCAAAACGCCACGGCCGAGGAATTGTCCGAAGAGGTCATCGCCGCCTACGAGGCGCCGTTTCCGACCGAGGAGTCGAAAGCCTGTGCCCGCGTACTGCCCTTCCTTATCCCGCACTCACCGGACGATGAGGGCGCCGACACGATGCAGGCCGCCAAACAGCGGTTGAGCGAGTGGGAGAAGCCGGCGTTCGTCCTCTTTTCGGACTCCGACCCCATCACGCGCAACGCTCGTGACCCGCTTCGGGAGTTGATTCCCACCGCGAGCGAACAGCCGGATACGTGGATAGAGGGTGCGATGCACTTCCTCCAAGAGGACAAAGGCGAGGAAATCGCCGACGAGATAGCCGCCTTCGTCGAGCGAAGTTAA
- a CDS encoding uracil-DNA glycosylase family protein gives MKRVTDRVSNPFGMTAPGEPAVYGYGDANADFHVVGLDGETHGGTETGVPFTGTLAGRRLQGVLHAVGFAAEPYSDAPELSNCYLSYLWLSPGDPADLERYADAEIRAVNAHILLPVGDEALSYVLTEFTTQARKLPHDAARLHASDVRGRGFLVVPVREPTEWESGDREALVDRLEALLDSDYRQTKGVATTVG, from the coding sequence GTGAAGCGCGTGACTGACCGGGTGTCGAACCCCTTCGGGATGACTGCTCCGGGTGAACCCGCCGTGTACGGCTACGGCGACGCCAACGCCGACTTTCACGTCGTGGGCCTCGACGGCGAGACTCACGGCGGCACGGAGACGGGCGTTCCGTTTACTGGAACGCTCGCCGGCCGGCGGTTACAGGGCGTTCTCCACGCCGTCGGCTTCGCCGCGGAACCGTACAGCGACGCCCCCGAACTGTCGAACTGCTATCTCTCGTACCTGTGGCTCTCCCCCGGCGACCCCGCGGACCTCGAACGATACGCCGACGCCGAAATCCGTGCAGTGAACGCGCATATTCTCCTCCCTGTCGGCGACGAGGCGCTGTCGTACGTCCTGACGGAGTTCACGACGCAGGCGCGAAAGCTCCCACACGACGCCGCTCGACTCCACGCGAGCGACGTGCGGGGCCGCGGCTTTCTCGTCGTCCCCGTCCGCGAACCCACCGAGTGGGAGTCGGGGGACAGAGAAGCGCTCGTCGACCGACTCGAGGCGCTGCTGGACAGCGATTACCGACAGACGAAAGGCGTCGCGACGACCGTCGGTTAA
- a CDS encoding halocyanin domain-containing protein, producing MRDVSRRRFVQATGAAVAAGTLAGCTGNGGGNGNGNGNGNGNGNGNGDGDGAEVPQEIDDFLSGANLYDGSIVDMTGEDEVTIMVGAGDGGLAFDPAAVRISSSTTVVWEWTGEGGSHNVASVEDSESDFQSEIVGEEGHTFNQSFDNTGIQLYVCQPHETQGMKGAIEVVEE from the coding sequence ATGAGAGATGTGAGCCGACGACGATTCGTGCAGGCTACCGGCGCCGCAGTCGCGGCCGGTACACTGGCGGGCTGTACTGGCAACGGCGGCGGAAATGGAAACGGCAACGGCAACGGAAACGGCAACGGGAACGGCAATGGCGACGGCGACGGTGCCGAGGTCCCACAAGAAATCGACGACTTCCTCTCGGGAGCCAACCTATACGATGGCTCTATCGTCGACATGACCGGCGAGGACGAAGTGACCATCATGGTCGGCGCCGGCGACGGTGGATTGGCGTTCGACCCCGCCGCGGTTCGCATTAGTTCAAGTACGACGGTCGTCTGGGAGTGGACCGGCGAGGGCGGCTCTCACAACGTCGCCTCCGTCGAGGACTCCGAATCCGACTTCCAGAGCGAAATCGTCGGTGAGGAGGGCCACACCTTCAATCAGTCATTCGACAACACCGGCATCCAACTCTACGTCTGTCAGCCCCACGAGACGCAGGGCATGAAGGGCGCCATCGAAGTCGTCGAAGAGTAA
- a CDS encoding Single-stranded DNA binding protein gives MSLDDAAEELASTLGVDKAEVKEDLEKLVSYSVPMDEAKQSLRRKYGDSGGGGGGGGEPPATDIADIEPDMGNVSVTARVLTVGKRSIRYQGDDQVIFEGELADETGKISYTAWTDFSLSPGDTITAGNAGVREWEGDPELNLGESTTVTLEEDSLEVPYEVGGERDLIDLQPGDRGRTVEVQVLEVEEKTIDGRDGETDILSGVVGDETARLPFTDWDPHADIEAGASVRIEDAYIREFRGVPSVNVTEFSTVDPTADVDVSDSATEMGVREAVEAGGVFDVELVGNVIEVRDGSGLIQRCPECGRVVQNGQCRSHGEVDAEDDMRVKAILDDGTDTVTVVLGRELTEEVYGGTLEEALNHARDAMDREVVAEEIAAGVVGREYRVRGALSVDEYGANLDATEFEESGDDPAARAEALLAEVGR, from the coding sequence ATGAGTCTTGACGACGCGGCCGAGGAGCTCGCCTCCACCCTCGGCGTAGACAAAGCGGAGGTCAAAGAGGACTTGGAGAAACTCGTCTCGTATTCGGTGCCGATGGACGAGGCCAAACAGAGCCTCCGTCGGAAGTACGGCGATTCCGGCGGCGGTGGCGGCGGTGGCGGCGAACCACCAGCGACCGACATCGCTGACATCGAACCCGACATGGGCAACGTCAGCGTTACCGCGCGCGTGCTGACGGTCGGCAAGCGCTCCATCCGGTATCAAGGCGACGACCAGGTCATCTTCGAGGGCGAGTTGGCCGACGAGACGGGGAAAATCTCCTACACCGCGTGGACGGATTTCTCGCTGTCGCCCGGCGACACCATCACCGCCGGCAACGCGGGCGTCCGCGAGTGGGAAGGCGACCCCGAACTCAACCTCGGGGAGTCGACGACGGTGACACTCGAAGAGGACTCCCTCGAGGTCCCCTACGAGGTCGGCGGCGAGCGCGACCTCATCGACCTCCAACCCGGAGACCGTGGCCGGACGGTCGAGGTGCAGGTCCTCGAAGTCGAAGAGAAGACCATCGACGGCCGCGACGGGGAAACCGACATCCTCAGCGGCGTCGTGGGTGACGAAACCGCCAGACTGCCGTTCACCGACTGGGACCCACACGCCGACATCGAAGCCGGGGCGTCGGTCCGCATCGAGGACGCATACATCCGCGAGTTCCGCGGTGTCCCCTCGGTCAACGTCACGGAGTTCTCGACGGTCGACCCGACCGCAGACGTCGATGTCAGCGACTCAGCGACGGAGATGGGCGTTCGGGAGGCCGTCGAGGCCGGCGGCGTCTTCGACGTGGAGTTGGTCGGCAACGTCATCGAGGTCCGGGATGGCTCTGGTCTCATTCAGCGCTGTCCCGAGTGTGGCCGGGTCGTCCAGAACGGCCAATGTCGCAGCCATGGCGAGGTCGACGCGGAAGACGACATGCGGGTGAAAGCCATCCTCGACGACGGAACCGACACGGTGACGGTCGTCCTCGGTCGGGAGTTGACCGAGGAGGTGTACGGCGGCACGCTTGAGGAAGCGTTGAACCATGCTCGCGACGCGATGGACCGCGAGGTCGTCGCGGAGGAGATAGCCGCGGGCGTCGTCGGACGGGAGTACCGCGTCCGCGGGGCGCTGTCGGTCGACGAGTACGGCGCGAACCTCGATGCGACCGAGTTCGAGGAAAGCGGTGACGACCCTGCCGCACGTGCCGAGGCCCTGCTCGCGGAGGTGGGCCGATGA
- a CDS encoding RPA family protein, translated as MSSSDDGPGRREVAYRLFAAEFDDSEFDYSESDEERAPNYVVTPTGARVNRLFAVGVLTEVEDVNPEMVRGRVVGPTGAFVTYAGQYQPDALTFLERADPPTFLALSGKARTFEPDDGDRIYTSVRPESVSEVDAETRDRWVVTTAERTLERIGIMASAIEAGLAGEQLRAALLKAGVDERLADGVALALDYYGTTPAYLDALRETALDALRVVAGEKDEVGRLDVAPDEGMGDASALATLDLSGAPSPETAAAAAGVGESDPTSEADDADDAEATGQSAETAEAESESTDTESTPEAEPTLSDTDTRTESESDSEAVAAPDESDGAEARDEAEELQPDAEPAETTADSEPADEIAAETEPTESTTEPADDDVREEVEEELDDFDPGEFELDEEERREVEEEYGTEFSTAGEVEEAGIETPGPDESSEVAESDGAEPEPEPEPEATEDEEDAAGADDVDLEDAVMETMEALDDGDGADREELVATLVEEHGVAADAVEEAIQDALMSGRCYEPSDGVLKSI; from the coding sequence ATGAGTTCCAGCGACGACGGTCCCGGTCGCCGGGAAGTCGCCTACCGACTGTTCGCGGCGGAGTTCGACGACTCGGAGTTCGATTACAGTGAATCCGACGAGGAACGGGCACCGAACTACGTCGTCACGCCGACCGGCGCCCGGGTCAATCGGCTCTTTGCAGTCGGCGTCCTCACCGAAGTCGAGGACGTCAACCCCGAGATGGTCCGCGGCCGGGTCGTCGGCCCGACCGGCGCCTTCGTCACCTACGCCGGTCAGTATCAACCCGACGCGCTCACGTTCCTCGAACGCGCCGACCCGCCGACGTTCCTCGCGCTTTCGGGAAAGGCTCGCACGTTCGAACCGGACGACGGTGACCGTATATACACCTCGGTCCGCCCGGAGTCGGTCAGCGAAGTCGACGCCGAGACCCGCGACCGCTGGGTCGTCACGACCGCCGAGCGGACGCTCGAACGCATCGGCATCATGGCCTCGGCCATCGAGGCCGGCCTCGCCGGCGAGCAGTTGCGCGCCGCACTGTTGAAAGCGGGCGTCGACGAACGCCTCGCCGACGGCGTCGCACTCGCCTTGGATTACTACGGCACCACACCGGCGTACCTCGACGCTCTCCGTGAGACGGCTCTCGATGCGCTTCGCGTCGTCGCCGGCGAGAAAGACGAAGTGGGCCGACTCGACGTGGCTCCCGACGAGGGGATGGGCGATGCCAGTGCGCTCGCGACGCTCGACCTCTCGGGGGCACCGTCGCCGGAGACGGCCGCCGCCGCGGCCGGCGTCGGTGAGTCTGACCCGACATCCGAGGCCGACGACGCCGACGATGCTGAAGCCACGGGCCAGTCAGCCGAGACGGCAGAGGCCGAATCAGAGAGTACTGACACGGAGTCGACGCCCGAGGCCGAACCGACGCTCTCTGACACCGACACGAGAACCGAATCGGAGTCGGACTCGGAGGCGGTCGCCGCTCCCGACGAATCTGACGGCGCAGAAGCGCGTGACGAAGCAGAGGAACTCCAACCGGATGCCGAACCGGCCGAGACGACTGCCGACTCGGAACCGGCCGATGAAATCGCCGCCGAGACGGAACCCACGGAGTCGACCACCGAACCGGCCGACGACGACGTTCGTGAGGAGGTCGAAGAGGAGTTGGACGACTTCGACCCGGGCGAGTTCGAACTCGACGAGGAGGAGCGCCGCGAGGTCGAAGAGGAGTACGGAACCGAGTTCTCGACGGCCGGGGAGGTCGAGGAAGCGGGCATCGAGACGCCGGGTCCCGACGAGTCGTCCGAGGTAGCCGAGAGCGACGGCGCCGAACCGGAGCCGGAACCGGAACCGGAAGCGACTGAAGACGAAGAAGATGCGGCGGGAGCCGACGACGTCGACCTCGAAGACGCCGTCATGGAGACGATGGAAGCGCTGGACGACGGCGACGGCGCCGACCGCGAGGAACTCGTCGCGACGCTCGTCGAAGAGCACGGCGTCGCCGCCGACGCAGTCGAGGAGGCCATCCAAGACGCGCTGATGAGCGGTCGGTGTTACGAGCCCTCCGACGGCGTCCTGAAGTCCATCTGA